The Synechococcus sp. PCC 7502 genomic sequence TAGCTAATTGTTTTTGGGCAAGATTTGCGCCATCACTAGGAAGATACATGTCTTGAATTCGATCTATCGCATAAGACATTTTGCTCATAGATGTTCCAGTGTATTGATAACCAGTAGAAGTGAGACGAATCGCTTCTATCACATGAACCTTGGTGTCAGAGTACACAACGTCTCCTATGCTGAACATCTCTTACCTCTGATTTGCGATCGCAAGTCTAAAGTTTCAGGATTAACCATTGGTTAACTCACCTCTTTTATTACAAGAAGGTCGCCAACTTCACACTTAAAGTAATCGCAAATAATCCGCACCGTATCAGGGTCAATACGTGCGGTCAAAGGTTGCCCGTTGTAAAGCTTATTTACGGTTGTATGAGAAATTTTTAACTCATTAGCAAGTTTCCTTTGAGTTAAACGGGGGTCTTTATCGACCATTAAATGAGGTAATCGGCTAAACACTTTTCGCATCCTCCAATAGTAATACTATCAATTATAGCTTACAAATGTTCTATATAGTGGTATTTATAGCTGGTTTAGTTCCTAAATAGGATAGTAAACAAAAATTAATTCTATCAAGTGCTTGATTTGTTTCAGATAGTGGACTACATTAAACATAGAAAAAGCGATCGCCTACCACAGCAAAATCGCTTTCTATTTCCTAAACTTATCAACTTATTAATCACTATGACTAATTTGGACAACGATCTTATCAGATCCGAGATCAACCGCCTTAATAGAAGACTCTCAGTTTGCCCCGTAATCATTATTGAAGGGGACGCTCTCAGGATGATTGCCGAGAATCAACCTAACGATAAATTTTATCTTTGGCAAGGTTCAGGTGATTCACCTATCCAAGATGCGATCGACTCCATTAATTCACTTAATCAGGTACTTAACCAAAATGGTAAAGAGGCTCCTAAAGTTATCTCTCCAAGCAAGATTAAAGACTTGATAACCGAGCTTTATGCTTGCACTAATGGTTATAACAAGGTCGCTGGCTTGGCTAGGATTTTGATGTATGCCATAGCTTACAATCCTCATAGTGAGTGTGAGTTTGGAGATGTGATTGATCGCATTAATGATGAGCTTGGTAGCCTTAACAATCAACTTACCAATCTAATTACCGACTTTGGTCATCAACTGACTTAAATCGGCAAAACTTGCCGTTTTGATTATCCCTAGAGTTTGCAAAATCTTCTAGGGTTCTTTTTTTTTGGACTGCAATCATCCGATATCAAGTGATATGAGTTAAAATAATCTGGTAAATGCAAATTAGTTCAGACAATTCTTATCAACAGATAGCTAAAACTACAATCCTTGTCCAGTAATATTTATAGCGATTAGCTGTATTCGATAGATTTTCTCAAGTTAATCAAGAATTTTGCTTAAGTTAATATCCAACAAATTACCCTCTAATACCAAAGTTTTATGCTCAAATCTCAAGAAATTGACCGAAAAGAAACCGAACTCGCAAACCTAGAAAAGCGATTTACAGAACTTCAGACCCCAATTGCTGAACCCCAATTAGACAGCTTTGACGATGTGGAAACAATTCTGCAAGCTCGCCGCCATTGGCAACAATCCGAACGTGATCGCATAGATGAGTTAGCTGCGATCGAAGTGATTCTCCCAAAACAGCGATCGCAACTTGCTACCCAAAAGCAAGACTACGCAGACTTAGAAACTAAAGTCAAAGCAGGATTTGATCAACTTTCAGACAAGGCGATCGAGGTTAATAAAATCTTAAATGATGCTCGTGAAGCGATCGTCAAATTTGAAGAAATGGTACTTGAACAAAGAAAAGCAGGTCATGAGATCGTTTTTGGCTCTGACCCCTATTACAGTCATTACAGATCAGATCTTCCGATTCTGGCAATCACATCTACAAGAATCACTCAATGGGGTCGGGGTGATTTTGACCACTATCAGCGTAGTGGCAAGATGAAAGGGGTAAGAACATGAAGACAGCACCCATCCCCAAAGTAGCCAAGCTACCCCGCCCAATTCTTAATCAATTAGTAAAGCGGTTTGAGTCCTCACATCTGCACGGTTACACCTTCGAGAATCATGCTCAG encodes the following:
- a CDS encoding helix-turn-helix transcriptional regulator, producing the protein MRKVFSRLPHLMVDKDPRLTQRKLANELKISHTTVNKLYNGQPLTARIDPDTVRIICDYFKCEVGDLLVIKEVS